In Arthrobacter sp. MN05-02, the genomic stretch CGATCGAGTTGAGCATGCGGAAGATCGGCTTCCAGGGCACGTCCCCGTGCCCGGCTGTGACGAAGTCCAACCCCCGCCGCGGGTCACCCCACGGGAGGTGCGAGCCGAGGCGTCCGTTGCGTCCGTTCAGCTGCCGGACGGACTCCTTCACATGGACGTGGAAGATGTGCGGCGCGAAGTCCTGCAGGAACATCACGGGGTCGAGGTCCTGCCAGACGAAGTGCGACGGGTCGAAGTTGAGCCCGAATCCGGGCCGGTCCCCCATGACCTCCAGTGTGCGCCGGGTCGTCCAGTAGTCGTAGGCGATCTCGGACGGATGCACCTCGAGCGCGAAGCGGATCCCCTCGGCGTCGAACACGTCCATGATCGGATTCCACCTGGCAGCGAAGTCCTCGTAGCCGCGCTCGATCATCCGCTCGGACGCGGGAGGGAACATCGCGACGTACTTCCAGATGGACGATCCGGTGAAGCCGGTGACCACCGACGCCCCGAGGCGGGCGGCGGCCCGGGCGCTGTCCTGGACGACCTCGGCGGCCCGCCGCCGGACTCCCTCGGGATCGCCGTCCCCCCAGACCTCGGGGGTGAGGATGTCCCGGTGGCGCTCGTCGATCGGGTCGTCACCCACGGCCTGCCCGGTGAGGTGGATCGCGATCGCGTGGACGGCGAGGTCGTTCTCCTCGAGGATCCGGAGCCGGTCCTGGACGTAGTCGTCGTCATGCGCTGCCCTCACCGGGTCCAGGTGGTCTCCCCAGCAGGCGATCTTGAGGCCGTCGAAGCCCCAGTCGCCGGCCATCCTCGCCACGTCCTCGAACGGCAGGTCGGCCCACTGGCCGGTGAACAGCGTCACCGGGCGGGACGCGCCACCCGGAGCGGGCATGGACTCAGACATGCTGCCACCCCGAATCCGCCGCGGCACTCTGCTCGACGGCGTGCAGGACCTTCTGGACCCGCAGCGCCTCGTCGAAGGACGGCGAGGGTGTGGTGCCGTCCGCGATGGCCTGCACGAGGTCGACGACCTGGTGCGTGAAACCGTGCTCGTAGCCGAGGCCGTGCCCGGCGGGCCACCAGTTGCCGGTGTACGGATGCACGGGTTCGGTGACGTTGATGGTGCTGAATCCCCGCGGTCTCCGCGGGCTGCGTGCCGTCATAGAACTCAAGGGAGTTCATGTTCTCGAAGTCGAAGGCGAGCGAGCCGAGGCTCCCGTTGACCTCCAGGCGCATGGAGTTCTTCCTGCCGAGCGCGAAGCGCGTGGCTTCGAAGACCCCGATCGCTCCTGACTCGAAGCGTGCGCTGAAGATCGCGGCGTCGTCGACCGTCACCGTCCCGGTTGCTCCGTCGCTGGAGCCCTGGCCACCGAGGCCCACCAGGGTCCCGCCGAGGGGACGTTCGTGGACGAAGGTGTTGAGGAGACCGGAGACTCCCGTGATGGGCAGCCCGGTCACGTACTGCGCGGCATCGATGCTGTGCGCTCCGATGTCCCCGAGGGACCCCGATCCCGATCTGGTCCTGTCCAGGCGCCAGGTCATCGGGGCGGTCTCGTCCGTCAGCCAGTCCTGGAGGTACTGCGCCCGGACGTGCCGGATCGTCCCGAGCCTGCCCTGCTCGACGAGCCGCCGGGCCAGCGTCAGGGCAGGCGTGCGGCGATAGGAGAACCCGCACATCGCGAGGACACCGTTCGCCTCGGCAGCCCGGGCCGCCGCCGTCATGCGTTCGGCCTCCTCCACCGAGTTCGCGAGCGGCTTCTCGCAGAGGACGTGCTTGCCCGCCTCGAGTGCTGCGACGGCGATCTCGGCGTGGGTGTCCCCGGGGGTGCAGATGTCGATCAGGTCGACGTCGTCGCGCTCGACCAGGGCCCGCCAGTCGGTCTCGGTCTCCCGCCAGCCGAACCTGTCGGCCGCCGCCTTCACGGCGGCCGGGTCGCGCCCGGCGAGGACGGCGAGTTCGGGCTGGAGCGGGAGGTCGAAGAAGCGCGGGGCGGTGCGCCAGGCATGGGAGTGCATCGCTCCCATGAAGGCGTAGCCGACCATCCCGACCCGCAGGGCCGAGTGCTGTTCAGAAGTCATCAGGCTGGGGTTCCCTTTCGGTTTATTTGTTGAAGCCTGCGGTCAGTCCGCTGACGAGCTGGCGGCGGGCCAGCACGTAGAGGACCACCAGCGGGAGAGTGGAGAGCACGACGGCGGCGAGGACCGCCGGGATGTTCACGCTGAACTCGTCCTGGAACGCCCAGAGCGAGAGCGGCAGGACCCGCTTGTCGGGGCTCTGCGTGAGGATCAGCGGGAAGAGGAACCCGTTCCAGACGTGCAGTGCGTTGTAGATGGCGATCGTGACCACCGCCGGTCGGACCAGCGGGAGGGCGAGGCGCCACATCATGGTGAACTCCGAGCAGCCGTCGAGCCTCATGGATTCGAAGAGTTCCCGCGGGACGTCCCGGAGGAAGTTCGACAGGATCAGCACCGAGATGGGGATGGCGAAGGCGATCGACGGCAGGATCAGCGCGAGCAGGGTGTCGTAGAGCTGCGCCTTCGTGATCATGAAGTAGATGGGGATGATGGTCGCCTGCAGCGGGATCGCGAGTCCCATCAGGAACAGCGTGTGGGCGGACCCGATGATGCGCCCGCTCCCCCTCACCACGGCATACGCCGCCATGAACGAGACGATCACGGCCGGGATGACACTTCCCAGCGTCACGACGACGCTGTTCACGAAGTACCGGACGAAGTCCGCTTCCAGGACCGTCCGGTAGTTCGCCAGGGTCGGCTCCGTGGGTGGAGCCAACGGGTTCGACCCGAAGAAGCCCGCCTGGTTCTTCAGGCTCGTGATGATCACGTAGTAGACGGGCAGGATGATCAGTGCGAGCCACACCCACCCCCCGAGTCCCCCGAGGAGGTTCGGCGAGGTCCTGCCCACCGGCTTCCCCTGCGGACGGGCCCCGGTCTGCCGTGCGGTGTCCTGCGTGGGTTCGGCGACGAGTGCCATGGACCTACGCTCCTTCCAACTGGCTCGAGCTGCGGTTCTTGCCGCCGAGGCGCTGCAGGACGAGTGCGAGGCCCAGGCCGATCACCACGAGGATGACGCCGAGGGCGCTCGCCGCGCCCATGTCGTTGGCCCGGAAGCCGGTGAGGTACATGTGCAGTGGCAGGAGGCGGGTGGCGTACCCCGGACCACCGGCCGTGAGGACGAAGATCAGGTCGAAGTACGCCAGCGATCCCAGGACCATGAGGGTGGACGAGGTGATGATGGTGTACTTCAGCTGGGGCAGCGTGATGTGGAAGAACTGCTGGATCCGGCCGGCCCCGTCGATCTGCGCTGCCTCGTAGAAGGACGCCGGGATCTGGCGTACCCCGCCCTGGTAGATGAGCGTGTGGAAGGGGACGAACTGCCAGGCGATGACGAAGATGACCACGAACAGCACCAGGTCGGCACTGCCCAGCCAGTTCTGGGCGAGGAACGGCAGGCCCAGGCCCGGCCCCATCCCGAGATTGGGATCCAGCAGCGCCTTGAACGCGATCGCCACCGCAGCCGACGAGAGCAGCAGCGGGACGAAGTACAGCACGGCCAGCACGGCCCGGTAGCGCTGGGTGCCCGCCGTGAACACGCCCAGGAGGAGGCTGATCGGGACCTGCACCACGAGCGAGTAGACCATGATCTTCAGCGTGACGATCAGTGCGTTCATCGTCACCGAGTCCGTGAGGGCCGTCTGCCAGCTCTCCAGTCCTGCCCAGGTGATCGCGCCCAGTCCGTTCCAGTTGGTGAAGCTGAGGAACACCACGCCGAGCAGGGGCAGGACGGCGAAGACCAGGAAGAACGCCAGCGCCGGGACGACCATCCAGGCCGAGGGGCCCTCCGCCCGGGCGCCCCGCACCTTCATGGCGGGCTTGGGCTTCAGCAGCGTGCTCATTTGCCCAGGGTTGCGTTCATGTTGTCGGCGAACTCCTCGGGGGTGATCTCGCCGATGAAGATCTGGTCCAGGTTCGCGAGCATGGCGTCGCCCTGGGCGGGGCTCAGCGCCTGGTCCCAGGAGAGCTGGAAGCTCGGTGCGTCCTGCGCCAGGCCGTAGACGAACTCCACGAAGTCCTTGTCGTCGGAGGCGGCGAGCTGGTCCTCGATGCCGTTGACGGCGGGGACCGCGCCGGAGTCGATCATGGCCTGCGTGTACTCCTCGTTGAACAGTCCGTCCTTGAGGTACTTCAGTGCGGACTCCTTCTGCTGGTCGGACGCCGTGGAGGAGACGGACCACATGTTCGCGGGGTTGCCCACCACGTTGGCGGGGTCGCCCGCGCCTCCCTCGACCTCGGGGAACGGCACGAAACCGACCTCCCCCGACTCGACGAACTCAGGGGCGTCGTTCTTCAGGTTCTGGTAGACCCAGCCGCCATGGAGCATCATCGCCGCCTTGTCGGTGTACAGGAGGGCACTGTCGGCTCCGGCATCGGCCGCGATCGAGGAGAAGCCGTTGATGAACCCGCCGGCATCGACCAGCTCCTGGATCTTCGTGAGGGCCTCGATCACCGCCGGATCGGACCAGGCATCCTCTTCCCCGTCCAGGATCGCCTGGAAGACCTCGGGTCCGCCGATACGGTCCACGAGGTAGGACAGCCACATGAGGTTCGGCCACTTCGACTGGCCCGCCAGGGCGAAGGGCGCGATCCCCGCCTCGTTGAACTCCGGCACCAGGGCCATCAGGTCGTCCCAGGTCTCGGGGGGCTCGACACCCATGTCCTCGAAGACCTGCTTGTTGTAGTAGAGGACGACCGGCTGCATGTTGTTGTTGGGCAGGGCGTAGGTCTTGCCGTCGATCACGCCGTTCTCGAGGACGGAGGGGATGTAGCGCTCCTTCACCTCGGGGTTGTCGGCGAGGAACTGGTCCAGGTCGCTGACGTGGCCGGCATCGACGTAGGACTTCAGCACGCCACCGCCCCAGCCGTAGATGAAGGTGGGGCCCTCGCCCGCTCCGACCGCGGTGCGTACCTTGGTCTTGTAGGCGTCGTTGGCGAAGAACTCCTGGTTGATCTTGTCGTCGGCGTTGGCCTCGTTCCAGTCCTCGACGGACGAGCGGAAGATGTTCTCGCTACTGCCGGTCAGCGCCCACATGGTGGGCGAATCGGAATCGGCGGCAGGGTCGGCGGGTCCGCTGGATCCGCAGGCGGCCAGGCCGAGGGCGAGGGTGATGGCGGATGCCGCCGAGAGGAGGGAGGTGGTTGTTCGCATTTTCATCAGTTCTTCCGTAGTCGACTCAGCTCGAGGCACGGGCCGGCTGAGATGGGGCAGGTCAACTCCGCGGGTATGCGGTCGCTGACCGCCACGCTGCGGAAGAGATTCGAAATGTTTTCGATAACAACAAACTAACAAGCGCCAAGTTACCTGCATCACATCGCGCGGTCAATGCCCCTGCGGGAGGGGTTTTCGTCCCCGGTCTTGCTCCCACTGGTGGAACCCGTCAGACTCGTGCACTAAGGGGGCAGAGCCTGCTCTGGAAAGGATTTCGAAACATTGTCGGAAAGTGGAGTTCGAACCAGGGCGACCCTGGCGTCCGTCGCGGCCCTGGCCGGAGTCTCGACTCCGACGGTGTCCAAGGTGATCAACGGACGGGAGGACGTCGCCCCGGCCACGCGGAAGCGCGTGCTGGCGGCACTCCGGTCGTCCGAGTACCAGCCCCCCGGGCAGCGGCTCGCCCTCGCACCTCCGGCGTCCACCCTGATCGACGTCGCCGTGGACAGCGTGACGACGGCGTACTACTCGGAGGTGATGGACGGGATCCTCGAATGCGCGGAGGCGCAGGGAGCGGAGATCATCCTCTCGAAGACGGGACTCACCCACCTTCCGGCCGGCGAGCGGGCCGAGAAGATGCAGGCGTCGGGCCGCCGCGGTCTCCTGCTCGTCACGTCGCGCTGGTCTCCGCGGGAGATCAAGGACGTGAAGAAGCGCGGCATCGCCGTGGTGGTCATCGACCCCATCAATCCGCCCGGGCCCGGCGTGGCGAGCGTCGGCGCCACCAACTGGTCCGGGGGAAAGGCTGCCACGGAACACCTGCTCGGCCTCGGGCACACGCGCGTCGCGTTCATCGGCGGACACCCCAGCGCGGAATGCAGCCAGGACCGCGAGCACGGTTACGTGGCCGCCCTCCTCGAGCGGGGCATCCCGATCTCGGAGGAGTACGTCCTGGCGGGCGCCTTCGATCCTGAGACGGGGCGCCAGGCCTTGGCCCGGCTCCTCTCCCTGGACAGCCCGCCCTCCGCCGTCTTCGCGGCCTCCGACAGCATCGCGCTGGGGGTACTGGCCGAGGCACACTCGCTGGGCATGACGGTCCCCGATGAACTGAGCGTGGTCGGCTTCGACGGGACCTACATCAGCGAGCAGTCCTCACCGCAGCTCACCACGGTCGCACAGCCACTACGGGACATGGGCCGCACCGCGGTGCGTGCACTCCTCCGGGAGATGAGCGGGGAGGCACCTGATGCCACCCGCATGGAACTGGCCACACACCTGATCGTGCGATCCTCGACGGCACCGCTCCGGCCCTGACGCGTCTTCGGCCGCCGCGGCGTCGGCCCCGGAAGCGGTCTGGAGTGGGTGCCGATGATCCGGTTATCCTATAGAATCTACGAAACTCAGAAGGGATCGCAATGACGCGTCTGTTCAACGAACCGGAGAACTTCGTCGACGAGATGATGGACGGCTTCGCCGCCGCCTCCTCGCGCTGGGTCCAGCAGATCCCGGGGGGTGTGGTCCGCGTCGGCCGGCCCGCGGAACCGACGGTCTCCCTCGTCATCGGGGGCGGCAGCGGACACTACCCCGCCTTCGGCGGCCTCGTGGGCCCGGGCCTCG encodes the following:
- a CDS encoding DNA-binding protein, giving the protein MTLFTGQWADLPFEDVARMAGDWGFDGLKIACWGDHLDPVRAAHDDDYVQDRLRILEENDLAVHAIAIHLTGQAVGDDPIDERHRDILTPEVWGDGDPEGVRRRAAEVVQDSARAAARLGASVVTGFTGSSIWKYVAMFPPASERMIERGYEDFAARWNPIMDVFDAEGIRFALEVHPSEIAYDYWTTRRTLEVMGDRPGFGLNFDPSHFVWQDLDPVMFLQDFAPHIFHVHVKESVRQLNGRNGRLGSHLPWGDPRRGLDFVTAGHGDVPWKPIFRMLNSIGYQGPTSIEWEDAGMDRLIGAPEALALVRQLATIAPSGASFDAAFSARGRDSRSTTTKEAS
- a CDS encoding ABC transporter permease; its protein translation is MALVAEPTQDTARQTGARPQGKPVGRTSPNLLGGLGGWVWLALIILPVYYVIITSLKNQAGFFGSNPLAPPTEPTLANYRTVLEADFVRYFVNSVVVTLGSVIPAVIVSFMAAYAVVRGSGRIIGSAHTLFLMGLAIPLQATIIPIYFMITKAQLYDTLLALILPSIAFAIPISVLILSNFLRDVPRELFESMRLDGCSEFTMMWRLALPLVRPAVVTIAIYNALHVWNGFLFPLILTQSPDKRVLPLSLWAFQDEFSVNIPAVLAAVVLSTLPLVVLYVLARRQLVSGLTAGFNK
- a CDS encoding ABC transporter yields the protein MKVRGARAEGPSAWMVVPALAFFLVFAVLPLLGVVFLSFTNWNGLGAITWAGLESWQTALTDSVTMNALIVTLKIMVYSLVVQVPISLLLGVFTAGTQRYRAVLAVLYFVPLLLSSAAVAIAFKALLDPNLGMGPGLGLPFLAQNWLGSADLVLFVVIFVIAWQFVPFHTLIYQGGVRQIPASFYEAAQIDGAGRIQQFFHITLPQLKYTIITSSTLMVLGSLAYFDLIFVLTAGGPGYATRLLPLHMYLTGFRANDMGAASALGVILVVIGLGLALVLQRLGGKNRSSSQLEGA
- a CDS encoding sugar ABC transporter substrate-binding protein, whose translation is MRTTTSLLSAASAITLALGLAACGSSGPADPAADSDSPTMWALTGSSENIFRSSVEDWNEANADDKINQEFFANDAYKTKVRTAVGAGEGPTFIYGWGGGVLKSYVDAGHVSDLDQFLADNPEVKERYIPSVLENGVIDGKTYALPNNNMQPVVLYYNKQVFEDMGVEPPETWDDLMALVPEFNEAGIAPFALAGQSKWPNLMWLSYLVDRIGGPEVFQAILDGEEDAWSDPAVIEALTKIQELVDAGGFINGFSSIAADAGADSALLYTDKAAMMLHGGWVYQNLKNDAPEFVESGEVGFVPFPEVEGGAGDPANVVGNPANMWSVSSTASDQQKESALKYLKDGLFNEEYTQAMIDSGAVPAVNGIEDQLAASDDKDFVEFVYGLAQDAPSFQLSWDQALSPAQGDAMLANLDQIFIGEITPEEFADNMNATLGK
- a CDS encoding transcriptional regulator, whose amino-acid sequence is MSESGVRTRATLASVAALAGVSTPTVSKVINGREDVAPATRKRVLAALRSSEYQPPGQRLALAPPASTLIDVAVDSVTTAYYSEVMDGILECAEAQGAEIILSKTGLTHLPAGERAEKMQASGRRGLLLVTSRWSPREIKDVKKRGIAVVVIDPINPPGPGVASVGATNWSGGKAATEHLLGLGHTRVAFIGGHPSAECSQDREHGYVAALLERGIPISEEYVLAGAFDPETGRQALARLLSLDSPPSAVFAASDSIALGVLAEAHSLGMTVPDELSVVGFDGTYISEQSSPQLTTVAQPLRDMGRTAVRALLREMSGEAPDATRMELATHLIVRSSTAPLRP